Part of the Brachyspira hampsonii genome is shown below.
CAACAACATCTTTGCAGGATTTTTTTCTTTCTTCTGAGTTTTGCTCCATTCCTTTTGTTATCACTCTGCAGCAGGTTGATTTGAATTCTTTTTTGAAACTGTCATGAAATTCATTACTTAATCTAAGACAATTATCTACTTTCTGATTAGGCTCTCTTCTCCCAAACAAAAAACCTAAACACATAGAACTAGCTGCAACCGCACCGCATAAGCATCCGCTTCCTCCAACTCCTCTTAAAAATGATGAACTCATAGCTATAGCATCATCGCTTAAATTAAGTTCAAAATGCTTATTTAAAGCATATATTATAGCTTCTGAACATCCGAAACCTTTACCGTACATATTTTTTGCATCATTAATGCATTCTTCAATATTGATATTTGTTTTCATAAATTAACTTCCTTAAAGTATTTGTGATTATATTAAAATTATAATTATTTTTTCTTTTTATAATATTTGCTTACTATGTCAATCATTTTTTTATCCTGCATAGCTTCAGCATATTCCAAAAGATTATAACTTTCTTTTATAGCACCTCCGTAAACATCAGAAGGTTTTAATTCTATATTTAAATCTACTCCGTTTTTAAATAAATATTCAGCAACTTCATAACAGCCTTGATCTATAGCATGATATATTGCAGTGTAGTTCATATCATTAGGATAATAATTCACATCAGCACCATTCTCAACTAATGCCTTAACTATTTCTAAATTACCAACGCTTGCAGCAATTACTATAGGAGTGTCATCATCTGCAAATTTTGTATCTAAATCAGCACCATTATCTTTTAAAAGTTTTACTACTTCAGGAACAGATCCGGCAAGTATGGTAGCAGGAGCAGTTC
Proteins encoded:
- a CDS encoding C-GCAxxG-C-C family (seleno)protein; translated protein: MKTNINIEECINDAKNMYGKGFGCSEAIIYALNKHFELNLSDDAIAMSSSFLRGVGGSGCLCGAVAASSMCLGFLFGRREPNQKVDNCLRLSNEFHDSFKKEFKSTCCRVITKGMEQNSEERKKSCKDVVAFTTETTAKMIMRELNKN